The DNA region ctcaaacAATCATACAAGGTCATGGTTATTCAATGTTATAAAGCCATGTAAGCTAAAAGACTTTTACCTCTTCCCGCTTTTTTTATCCATTCTATCAGAAGCATAATATCCAGTAAACTGATCGGGTAATTAGACTCATTAAGAATTTCCCAAaacttctaattttattttattttttcttggtaAGAAGGAACCTAGGAATTTACTTACTATGACCACTTCTTATCCTAAACTACTAAATAGATTTTGCTTACTATGACTCTTACATTAAATAGATTTTATCACAACTTCCTACACTTCAAGGGTTATCCTTGGACTTTTCAAACCATACAATTCTTTGTTCTCTGGGAAAGTGTTTAACCACATTGGTTCCCTGTGCttgtcaatctttttttttcccttcaccgTTCCTTTTCAGGTACTGCCTTCAATAAGCTTACATTTCTTGTATTCGGAGAGGGGAGCAGGGAGGAAGgggaaaaatatttgaatttaaagcTTCAAACCAATTGCAACGAGATAAACCCAGAGCAATTGCTTACCTGGATTCccaacagcagcagcagcacgAGCTCTCTTCTCTGCATTAGCAATCTCTGCACGGAGCTTCTCCAACTCTCGGGCCATTGAGAGCAACTTCTTCTCCATTGCTTGACCATGCTCATAATTCTCCGCATATCCTTTCTTCTCATACTCAATTGCAGCTCTAATGCCAACAAAAAGCAGATGGAAATCATCagaaaataacaaaaccatAATTGGAACACAATAACACTTCcaaaagaagcagaagaagatTTAAACGTGAACTACTACTTTGCACGTTGTAGCTCTTGTTTCATTGTCTCAATTTCTGCCCTTAAAGCTGGAGCCCGTTGCAAATCTGTTGTAAGTCTAGCCAAATCTTGTGTCATTGCTTGCACCTGACCTGTACGCTCCTGCCTTGTAACAGTAAGCTCTTTAATATTAGCACGAACTTGATGAAGCTCAGCACGCATAGCCTCCACCCCACGAAGATCCACCTCCAACTGAACAGACTTCTCATACAATTCTCTCATCTGAGCATCCTTCTCAGTCCGCAAGGAATCGGCAAAGTGACCCATTCTTTGCAATTCGTGGTGAGTAGCTTCCAATTCCTGCTTAAGGGCAACATGGGTAGCAGCTAGCCTCTGGTTATCAACCAACAACACCTGAATATCTTTATACTGAGCATCGAGATGAGCATCAAGTTGGTCCTGAAGTATTGCAGGATGAGGAGGGAGTGATCTAGGACCCATCCCAAATGGGGGTTCTCTCATCTCCTCAAGTAGTGCTGGATGCGACACTGGCCCCAAACCTCTGCCAAATGGCGGTTCATGGACTGTAGGGGGTAGTCCACCCCCTTTCATTGGAAGTGGTGGTCCACGATTTCTtcctgacatttttttttatctctctgaatttttttggtattgttttTCTCAATAACACTAACAAATGGATAATTTATCTAGTTCATGGACctgaacaaaaacaataaatttcaaTCACTTTGAAGATCTTTACTCAAAACTAAcacatttaataataaatttaatccaaaataTACAATAACAAAAAACTCTGCTTAGATTCTCCAAGTAAAACCATTAACAACATacagaaaacaaacaaacaaacaaaatttcatatttacataTACACGAAAACCTAAGGCCCTAACTGCCCGTTTGGTAGCCGAGAAAACTGAGTAAAAGAAACGAAAATCAGAACTCCAATTCAAAACTCAGATGTTGTTTACTTAGAAAAGTGAGTTCTACTAATCCAACACCCCCCCTCCgcccccaaaaaaaagtctTTACTTTGCTCAGCAAAATTTCTAcgaattgattaaaaaaaaaaaaaaagatagaggtGCGAAATTGCAAACCTTTGACCTCGAGAAGTAAAGGACAGTTAGAGGGATTGAATCAGAGAAGGGCTTCTAATCTAATCTTCAATTTCCAATAACCCTAAGAATCGGATTTCTTCGCCGGGTTCACTTCggaggaagaataaaaaattaggaGTTAAATTTGCGTTATaaggatttctttttctttttgctaattttttgtGAGGGTTTAAAACTGGGCCAAGACCCTACAAGGGCCCAATGTTATGTATATAGTTTTGGACCCTATTTAAAGGAATATTTTGATATTGGGCTATTTTTGGAACCGTTTCAAGGGTTATTGGTTTATGATAAACTAGTCGTTAACTCGTGCTATACACGAGAATTTATCTATTTGTaaggtaaattaaaataattttatgaaatcttaaattgattaagaaactgcaccattgcatgatttgctcttgtatgacttcaatttctGTTACAATTTAATGAAGAAGTTATTACTTGAACGTGCAATagcttaccaaaaaaataactcaggaattcagatattaaaacttctgaaaaaccaaaaaatatttaaaaaatcaaataattcacTGCTTATAAagtattgaaacaaaacaaaatatatatagctaaacaataaagaaaaaataagagaaagatgagttacattcaaaagaataatccataaCTATAACTATTGAAATGAATCAAAAGATTCAGAGTCTACGaattatagataatatatgtgtgtgtgtgtgtgtgtgtgtgtgtgtgtgtgtgtgtgtgtgtgtgagagagagagagagagagagagactacgtaacataaaaatatatgagaAAGATGTGTTAccatcaaaagaataatttagatgttaaaacttttgaaaagccaaaaaaatattaaagaatcataaGATTTACTTGTTGGTTAGGTTCTTCCTCTTGCTCTTCATCCACCTCTTCAAATTGTTGGTTAGCTTCTTTCTCATGCTCTTCACCTTCAAGATCAAGTTCAGGATGATCAATAACTAAACTTGGTGGTGTGTAGTGATTGTGTTGCAGGGTTTATATTGGAAACCATGACTTGGTTTGCGATATGTACCAAGAACCATAAGACTCAGCTTGTTGTTTTGCTGACTATGATTAGACATCATAATCGGCTTGTTTTACTAATGATACTCCATACTCTACTCTCTCTATCCCTTTTTATGCCAAACTTTGTAAAGAAGTCCACCTCGTTTCAAACTCTATTTTCAAGTATCTTTGATAAGTCTGAAAAGTTTGCACCCTATCATAAGATATCATGTTGGcgaagtagagaaaaaaaaaagagaccaacttcaatataaattttttttttaaattgtttaaaaaaaatcaagaatttagatattaaaacttctgaaaaaccaaaaaatatttaaaaatcaaatgattcactgcttataaattattgaaa from Castanea sativa cultivar Marrone di Chiusa Pesio chromosome 6, ASM4071231v1 includes:
- the LOC142640775 gene encoding protein FLX-like 1 isoform X1, encoding MSGRNRGPPLPMKGGGLPPTVHEPPFGRGLGPVSHPALLEEMREPPFGMGPRSLPPHPAILQDQLDAHLDAQYKDIQVLLVDNQRLAATHVALKQELEATHHELQRMGHFADSLRTEKDAQMRELYEKSVQLEVDLRGVEAMRAELHQVRANIKELTVTRQERTGQVQAMTQDLARLTTDLQRAPALRAEIETMKQELQRAKAAIEYEKKGYAENYEHGQAMEKKLLSMARELEKLRAEIANAEKRARAAAAVGNPGTGYNVNYGNPEGGYVGNLYPASFGMNPVQAGAENFPQYAPGPGAWSAYEMQRAQGHR
- the LOC142640775 gene encoding protein FLX-like 1 isoform X2, whose translation is MSGRNRGPPLPMKGGGLPPTVHEPPFGRGLGPVSHPALLEEMREPPFGMGPRSLPPHPAILQDQLDAHLDAQYKDIQVLLVDNQRLAATHVALKQELEATHHELQRMGHFADSLRTEKDAQMRELYEKSVQLEVDLRGVEAMRAELHQVRANIKELTVTRQERTGQVQAMTQDLARLTTDLQRAPALRAEIETMKQELQRAKAAIEYEKKGYAENYEHGQAMEKKLLSMARELEKLRAEIANAEKRARAAAAVGNPGYNVNYGNPEGGYVGNLYPASFGMNPVQAGAENFPQYAPGPGAWSAYEMQRAQGHR